A segment of the Acidimicrobiales bacterium genome:
GTGTGGACATCAAGACCGCCCAGGTTCGACTCGGCCATGCCGACCCGCGGACCACGATGACGCTCTACGTCCAGGCGACGAGCGAGGCAGATCAGGACGCAGCAGACCGTTTGGAGGGAAGGTTCTTTCCAGAGATCGCGCACGTAGCGCGCACGCCGAACTCCGAAAAGGAAGAAGCCCTATCCGAAGATAGGGCCTGACCTGCACTTTATCTGGTGGGCGCTGAGGGACTCGAACCCCCGACCTCAGCCGTGTGAAGGCTGCGCTCTAACCACCTGAGCCAAGCGCCCGACCGGGCGATCGTACTCGCTGTGCCACTCGAGGAGGTCGGGGGGGGGCCGGCACGCCGCGCGTTCAGTAGCCTCTCCGGACGTGCCAGACCTCTCGGCGAGCGAACCGACGCCGGAGCGCTCCGACGGCGACGTTCCGTCGGCAGCAGCAGCCCGAAAACTGCTGCGCCCGCTCAACCTCGGGCTGGGTCGCCTGGCCGCCGGCGCCAAACGCGAGCGCCCCGCCTCCCCGCCGCTCAGCCGTCGGGACATCGTGAACGGTCTTGACCGCCGCGAGTCGATCATCGGCATCGGGCTCACGTTGCTCGCGATCGTCCTCGCCGTCGTCGGCTACCACGAGTACAAGACGGCGGCCACGGCCCTCTTGCGCTCCCAGGCGAGCTTCTTCCTCATCGCGAGCCTGATCGGGGCCGCCCTCCTCGCCCTCGGGACCGCGCTGCGCCGGCGCGCCCTGCTCGGCTTCGCCTGCTTCATGACGGGCCTCGAATTCTTGAACTACAAGTCCATCGGCGCCGTCGTCTACATCAGCGCGGGGAGCTGGCTGATCTTTCGCGTGATGCAGAAGAAGAAGCAGGACACTGCGAGCGGTGTCGCGACCAAGAGCGTCACCACTCGCCCCGACCGGCGCCCGACCCCCGTCGGACCCAAGCCCTCCAAGCGCTACACGCCGCCGAAGCGCGCCGCCGCGGGGAGGCGGCGCTGACTACCTCGGTAGCCCAGTCCCTCGCCGGCAAGCGCATCGCCGTCACCGGCGCCACCGGATTCCTCGGGACGGCCCTCGTCGAACGCCTCCTCCGCTCCGTCCCGGAGTGCGAGGTCGTCGTCGTCGTGCGTCCCGGTCGACGCGCCAGCGCGGCCGACCGGACGCGGCGCGAGATCGTCCGCAACGACTGCTTCGACCGCCTGCGCTCTGAGCTCGGTGAGGCATTCGAGGCCGTCATCGAGGCGCGTCTGCGCACCATCGGCGGCGACGTCAGCAGCGAGGGCCTCGGCCTCTCCGAGGTGGACTCGGCCACCTTCGCGAGCTGCGACATCGTCATCCACTCGGCCGCCACCGT
Coding sequences within it:
- a CDS encoding tyrosine-type recombinase/integrase, with the translated sequence RPRVWLPAIEKAELTGFDLKKSKARKPTKDGKEREVPDIDFHDLRRAAGTALVRLGVDIKTAQVRLGHADPRTTMTLYVQATSEADQDAADRLEGRFFPEIAHVARTPNSEKEEALSEDRA